In Vitis vinifera cultivar Pinot Noir 40024 chromosome 11, ASM3070453v1, a genomic segment contains:
- the LOC100249959 gene encoding uncharacterized protein LOC100249959 — MKTSLSICLLLLLSLILSQVQGIRLDKGFSSAGHQKIQVEEGSPIKITSNGGLVGEVTLCRDGHCSSGINRKLMTKTTSTSSTTPTTNSKNVKNGGKSGDQVPGREEENFYVNASPVSEHPEAAPEGYPDIIDIAGMDYSPARRKPPIHN, encoded by the exons ATGAAGACTTCTTTATCAAtctgtcttcttcttcttctgtccCTTATCCTTTCTCAAGTCCAAG GTATTCGCTTGGACAAAGGGTTTTCATCAGCTGGACATCAGAAAATCCAG GTAGAGGAGGGTTCCCCAATCAAGATCACAAGTAATGGTGGACTAGTCGGAGAAGTTACTCTCTGCAGAGATGGGCACTGTTCATCAG GAATTAATAGAAAACTTATGACCAAGACCACCTCTACTTCTTCTACTACTCCCACTACCAATTCAAAG AATGTGAAGAATGGAGGCAAATCGGGGGACCAAGTACCCGGTAGGGAAGAAGAGAATTTCTATGTGAATGCATCGCCGGTTTCCGAGCACCCGGAGGCGGCGCCCGAGGGCTATCCGGACATTATAGACATAGCTGGGATGGATTATTCTCCTGCAAGGAGAAAACCTCCAATACACAACTGA